A DNA window from Maribellus comscasis contains the following coding sequences:
- a CDS encoding endonuclease/exonuclease/phosphatase family protein, whose translation MAEIKFALWNAEWFNELFTGNPPEFKSYYEKGYMTKEIIGHRIRDLTGVINDIDSDIWVLVEGPNQSSELQLFFDQADIKGNWQCVVQPTGAQSVGLAVRTDKGLFADPPFDWFDISSAAEAETLKKATNEFTMDTDGDGIEEVHKFERKPLYASINLSDGKKFRIIGLHLKSKGIFDALEWSKWWAKADGNRKKIVAQCHQLRTNFLNDYLSNDNTKNIPLIVCGDINDGPGFDASEMKINASGIERLMGSIWQPELCLGNAIFDTLDDKKKNDLDFSSLYTVSFADPIFNYSYINSWIDHILYSRINHWVSGAKINFNTNSGNPIYKDFPTASDHKPVTCTIHTDAF comes from the coding sequence ATGGCTGAAATAAAATTTGCTCTATGGAATGCTGAATGGTTTAATGAATTATTTACGGGGAATCCACCGGAATTTAAATCCTATTATGAGAAGGGTTACATGACCAAAGAAATTATCGGTCACAGAATCCGGGATTTAACCGGTGTTATTAACGACATTGATTCCGATATCTGGGTTCTTGTAGAAGGTCCAAATCAAAGTTCTGAACTTCAACTCTTTTTTGATCAGGCTGATATTAAAGGCAACTGGCAATGTGTAGTGCAGCCCACCGGTGCCCAAAGTGTTGGGTTGGCCGTAAGAACCGACAAAGGGCTGTTTGCCGATCCTCCTTTTGATTGGTTTGATATATCATCAGCAGCAGAAGCGGAAACCTTAAAAAAAGCCACCAATGAATTTACGATGGACACCGATGGCGACGGTATTGAAGAAGTGCATAAATTTGAACGAAAACCATTGTATGCATCAATAAATTTGTCTGACGGAAAAAAATTCAGAATCATCGGTCTGCATTTGAAAAGCAAAGGAATTTTTGATGCCCTGGAATGGTCGAAATGGTGGGCCAAAGCCGATGGCAACAGGAAAAAGATAGTTGCCCAGTGCCACCAGCTTCGCACAAATTTTTTAAATGACTATTTAAGCAACGATAACACCAAAAATATTCCTTTGATTGTTTGTGGCGACATCAACGACGGACCAGGTTTCGATGCCAGTGAAATGAAAATAAATGCAAGTGGAATTGAACGCCTGATGGGCTCCATATGGCAACCTGAATTGTGCCTGGGTAATGCTATTTTTGATACGCTTGATGACAAGAAAAAAAATGACCTCGATTTTTCATCATTGTACACTGTAAGTTTTGCAGATCCGATTTTTAATTATTCATATATTAATTCGTGGATTGACCACATTTTGTACAGCCGGATAAACCATTGGGTGAGTGGCGCCAAAATCAACTTTAATACAAATAGCGGAAATCCGATTTATAAAGACTTCCCCACAGCTTCGGATCACAAGCCTGTAACTTGTACAATTCATACCGACGCATTTTGA
- a CDS encoding class I SAM-dependent methyltransferase: protein MIKNSSTGVTKRFTSKGIFPYQMAFTLLIPLRNIFLSPGQLIRRLELKADSSVLEVGPGPGYFSLKVAGFLQHGKLVLADIQKEMLALAQKRLDKKGIKNTEYYLCNGNKFAFSDNSFNRIFMVTVIGEVENKETYIRKFCRFQNWQVIPTN, encoded by the coding sequence ATGATCAAAAACAGCTCAACCGGAGTCACAAAGCGATTTACTTCCAAAGGTATATTTCCCTATCAAATGGCATTTACACTTCTTATCCCGTTACGAAACATTTTTCTCTCACCTGGTCAGCTAATAAGGAGACTTGAGTTAAAAGCAGACTCGTCGGTACTGGAAGTAGGCCCCGGTCCCGGTTATTTTAGTTTAAAGGTGGCAGGATTTCTTCAACACGGGAAATTGGTGCTGGCTGATATTCAAAAGGAAATGCTCGCCCTCGCCCAAAAGCGCCTTGATAAAAAGGGAATTAAAAATACGGAGTACTATCTATGTAATGGAAATAAGTTTGCTTTTAGCGACAATTCCTTTAACCGAATTTTTATGGTGACCGTAATTGGTGAGGTTGAGAACAAAGAAACTTACATCCGGAAATTTTGTCGATTTCAGAATTGGCAGGTGATCCCGACAAACTAA
- a CDS encoding DoxX family protein, with amino-acid sequence MKPFVVLLSVFIISVLGTKVFRGNFEFALPGRIAMSAMLVFTAMGHFVFTKGMSMMLPSFIPFKTELVYLTGVIEIVAAFGLFLPAFRVLTGWLLIAFFLLILPANVYAAINHIDYQKGTFQGNGPIYLWFRIPLQILFILWIYFFAIKS; translated from the coding sequence ATGAAACCATTTGTTGTGCTGCTTAGTGTATTTATTATATCGGTTTTGGGAACAAAGGTATTCCGTGGAAATTTTGAATTTGCTCTTCCGGGCCGAATTGCGATGTCTGCAATGCTTGTTTTTACGGCAATGGGGCATTTTGTTTTTACAAAAGGGATGTCGATGATGCTTCCTTCATTTATTCCATTCAAAACGGAACTGGTTTACCTGACAGGAGTTATCGAGATTGTCGCCGCTTTCGGACTTTTTCTCCCTGCATTCAGAGTATTGACAGGATGGTTGCTTATCGCTTTTTTCCTGCTTATTCTGCCGGCGAATGTGTACGCAGCCATTAATCATATCGACTACCAGAAAGGAACATTTCAGGGAAACGGCCCCATTTATTTGTGGTTTAGAATTCCGTTACAAATTTTATTTATACTTTGGATTTACTTTTTTGCGATAAAAAGTTAA
- a CDS encoding Crp/Fnr family transcriptional regulator, with the protein MNQIRKYLQNFVEMTGHDWEFFSSKLIKKTFTKKGIILKQSDVEKYLSFVENRVVRFYISETSSDLTFGFVFQNDFVSAYDSFLSQQPCPYQVETITQTTLYRIHYQDLQKVYETTSMGNELGRRNAERLFLIKSNREISLLNRTAEERYLDLFSSHPELIKQIPLKYIASYIGITPQALSRIRKRIS; encoded by the coding sequence ATGAACCAAATAAGAAAATACCTGCAGAATTTTGTTGAAATGACAGGCCATGACTGGGAGTTTTTTAGTTCCAAGCTAATCAAAAAGACCTTTACAAAAAAAGGTATCATTTTAAAACAGAGCGACGTAGAAAAGTATTTGTCTTTTGTTGAAAACAGAGTCGTACGATTTTATATTTCGGAAACAAGCAGTGACCTGACTTTTGGATTCGTATTCCAAAATGATTTTGTAAGTGCTTATGATTCCTTTTTAAGCCAACAACCGTGTCCTTACCAGGTTGAAACCATTACACAAACCACCTTGTACAGGATACACTATCAGGATTTGCAGAAAGTTTATGAAACCACCAGCATGGGAAACGAATTGGGCAGACGGAATGCAGAAAGGCTTTTTCTGATAAAATCAAACCGCGAAATCTCTTTGCTAAACAGAACGGCCGAAGAACGTTACCTCGACCTCTTTTCTTCCCACCCCGAACTTATCAAACAAATTCCGTTAAAATACATTGCATCATATATTGGAATCACTCCGCAGGCTTTAAGCAGAATACGAAAGAGAATTTCTTAA
- a CDS encoding DUF1801 domain-containing protein — translation MKALDNFYLSSEEPNRSCLLALRNIILQQDNNVTETKKYGMPCFCYRKKMFCYLWTDKKTHEPYMLMVEGKHLNHPRLETGNRSRMKIFRVNPNKDLPLNTIETILNQALNLYRNGIIKI, via the coding sequence ATGAAAGCATTAGACAATTTTTATTTAAGTAGTGAAGAGCCAAACCGAAGTTGTTTGCTGGCTTTGCGGAATATCATTCTCCAACAGGATAACAATGTAACCGAAACAAAAAAATATGGCATGCCGTGTTTTTGTTACAGAAAAAAAATGTTCTGTTACCTCTGGACAGACAAAAAAACACATGAACCTTATATGCTTATGGTAGAAGGAAAACATCTCAATCACCCTCGGCTGGAAACCGGAAATCGATCAAGAATGAAAATTTTCAGGGTAAATCCAAACAAAGACCTCCCCCTGAATACAATTGAAACCATTTTAAACCAGGCTTTGAATTTATACAGAAACGGGATTATAAAAATATAA